Proteins from a single region of Oreochromis niloticus isolate F11D_XX linkage group LG7, O_niloticus_UMD_NMBU, whole genome shotgun sequence:
- the LOC102081833 gene encoding uncharacterized protein LOC102081833 encodes MLLRVLFGGEQKYVRLSDLRFDAFMKEVCLKFNIPEGRQLDMKVFDQSDTEVDAEVFEEIVKGSPGTFRVLLSNEELGASLSSSSSPSDDTVILDFTMCDPPEEAATTEGRQPKRPCHINYEAKALIEKILTTKPGGEHIIQEYAKTKSLTDATRRQMINILAAEMTETHGTSPPKSVRVTYAQGIVALFPYLEDPYSQHGYEHYYDPESGLGYLAWRLKTIQRKAAEERSVSASKSPKVGGPGHGRSRPLTTETVLSDEDAKAAIALLRHSADEDTIREKMKASFIGIQWSAMIRMQQMSS; translated from the exons ATGTTgctgcgtgttttgtttggtggGGAGCAGAAGTATGTTAGGCTGTCTGACCTGAGATTTGATGCTTTCATGAAAGAAG TGTgcctaaaatttaacataccaGAAGGCAGACAGCTAGATATGAAGGTGTTTGACCAGTCTGACACAGAAGTAGACGCAGAGGTGTTTGAAGAAATAGTGAAGGGGTCACCTGGAACCTTCCGAGTCCTGCTGAGCAATGAAGAACTTG GTGCATctctatcatcatcatcttctccATCTGATGATACAGTCATTCTAGACTTCACAATGTGTGACCCTCCAGAAGAAGCAGCCACCACTGAAGGAAGACAACCTAAAAGGCCATGCCATATAAACTATGAGGCAaaagct TTGATTGAAAAAATCCTAACAACAAAGCCTGGTGGTGAACACATCATACAAGAGTATGCAAAAACCAAATCTCTGACAGATGCAACCAGAAGACAGATGATAAACATACTTGCTGCTGAGATGACAGAAACACATGG GACATCTCCCCCTAAAAGTGTAAGAGTGACGTATGCTCAGGGGATTGTTGCTCTGTTTCCATATCTGGAAGACCCATATTCACAACATGGATAT GAACATTACTATGATCCAGAGAGCGGTTTAGGATACCTTGCGTGGCGGTTGAAGACCATTCAAAGAAAAGCTGCAGAGGAAAGAAGTGTCTCAGCTTCCAAATCTCCTAAAG TTGGCGGGCCAGGCCATGGTCGATCCAGACCACTCACCACTGAGACAGTGTTATCAGATGAGGATGCAAAAGCAGCTATTGCTCTTTTGAGACACTCTGCGGATGAAGACACTATCCGTGAAAAGATGAAAGCTTCATTTATCGGCATTCAATGGTCAGCGATGATAAGAATGCAGCAGATGTCTTCATAG